The following coding sequences are from one Xiphophorus couchianus chromosome 22, X_couchianus-1.0, whole genome shotgun sequence window:
- the LOC114137526 gene encoding DNA damage-inducible transcript 4 protein-like isoform X1, whose translation MYFSCNQSIDGSFPPSPAEGRSSQRLSWSNLLQKLTELKGLNQRPSAGQYCRSETGSVADLSLSESDSSFFCYPLEETLAAEVVGTITQSLNNASPILYCSKLILPDRLMYNISRQLLHLAVNEPCGLRGAMIDLCVERGDQGLLCTVDQIAVDASLVPTFHVTLVLRPESGGLWPRVKKLFKGGKPPSAMSLRRHKTLRLSRSFRAIKRKLYSSGELLIEECR comes from the exons atgtatttttcttgcaACCAATCCATCGATGGCAGTTTTCCTCCGTCCCCAGCGGAGGGCAGGAGCTCCCAGAGGCTGTCCTGGAGCAACCTGCTGCAGAAGCTGACTGAGCTGAAGGGACTCAATCAGAGGCCCTCAGCAGGTCAGTACTGCAGGAGTGAAACCG GATCTGTGGCAGACCTATCCTTGTCGGAGTCCGACAGTAGCTTCTTCTGTTACCCCCTCGAGGAGACCTTGGCTGCAGAGGTGGTGGGCACAATCACACAAAGCCTTAATAATGCGTCACCCATCCTGTACTGCTCCAAACTCATCCTACCTGACCGTCTAATGTACAACATCAGCCGACAGCTGCTCCATCTGGCAGTCAATGAGCCCTGCGGACTGAGGGGGGCCATGATCGACCTGTGTGTGGAAAGGGGGGATCAAGGATTGTTGTGCACTGTGGATCAAATAGCAGTAGATGCCAGCCTGGTCCCGACCTTCCATGTGACCCTGGTTCTGAGGCCCGAGTCTGGAGGACTGTGGCCCAGGGTGAAGAAGCTCTTCAAAGGTGGAAAGCCTCCGTCGGCAATGTCTCTGAGGCGCCACAAAACCCTGAGGCTGAGCAGGAGTTTCAGGGCCATCAAGAGGAAACTGTACAGCTCAGGAGAACTGCTGATTGAAGAATGCCGCTAA
- the LOC114137526 gene encoding DNA damage-inducible transcript 4 protein-like isoform X2: MYFSCNQSIDGSFPPSPAEGRSSQRLSWSNLLQKLTELKGLNQRPSAGSVADLSLSESDSSFFCYPLEETLAAEVVGTITQSLNNASPILYCSKLILPDRLMYNISRQLLHLAVNEPCGLRGAMIDLCVERGDQGLLCTVDQIAVDASLVPTFHVTLVLRPESGGLWPRVKKLFKGGKPPSAMSLRRHKTLRLSRSFRAIKRKLYSSGELLIEECR; the protein is encoded by the exons atgtatttttcttgcaACCAATCCATCGATGGCAGTTTTCCTCCGTCCCCAGCGGAGGGCAGGAGCTCCCAGAGGCTGTCCTGGAGCAACCTGCTGCAGAAGCTGACTGAGCTGAAGGGACTCAATCAGAGGCCCTCAGCAG GATCTGTGGCAGACCTATCCTTGTCGGAGTCCGACAGTAGCTTCTTCTGTTACCCCCTCGAGGAGACCTTGGCTGCAGAGGTGGTGGGCACAATCACACAAAGCCTTAATAATGCGTCACCCATCCTGTACTGCTCCAAACTCATCCTACCTGACCGTCTAATGTACAACATCAGCCGACAGCTGCTCCATCTGGCAGTCAATGAGCCCTGCGGACTGAGGGGGGCCATGATCGACCTGTGTGTGGAAAGGGGGGATCAAGGATTGTTGTGCACTGTGGATCAAATAGCAGTAGATGCCAGCCTGGTCCCGACCTTCCATGTGACCCTGGTTCTGAGGCCCGAGTCTGGAGGACTGTGGCCCAGGGTGAAGAAGCTCTTCAAAGGTGGAAAGCCTCCGTCGGCAATGTCTCTGAGGCGCCACAAAACCCTGAGGCTGAGCAGGAGTTTCAGGGCCATCAAGAGGAAACTGTACAGCTCAGGAGAACTGCTGATTGAAGAATGCCGCTAA